ACAACTTCTTCAACTTCCTGTGTTGACAAGTGTCCAAATCCCTTGATAAGTggaaaagaaacaaattttggagccaatccaaaATTTTGGATGTCAGCCtaaacgataggagagataagtgaaaaagaaagatatcCATTAACACTTTCAAAAATGCCACTTCCTCCTTCGATAGACACagtcgaaaatggcatttttggggggcaatttgttggatataaatttggtatttatcaattaaatataattggtgggtccaacatttatttgaaggttatattgtcaaaataaaactttcaaatcCTGTGTCGAGGTTTAATCATATCGAAGCAAAGGAGCGCTTCGAAGGCTTTGGGAGGCAcatttggttttggttttgtcagGAACCTGTCGAAAGCATAGAATCGAGTCGGAGGGCAAGTTGGGCCAggcccaaaaaagaaacaacaacggCCCAATAAgcattggcgcgcgctgaaggaatgaagagtgaaagtggagaacgtgggtcgACGTGACAAATCGAAGACCGTCTAGATGATCAAGAAGCAGTTACCACTTCGTTATAGTATATATagcagtttttcattcagaacaaaggtcacaaaattttacataaaactttctctaaaattctaagtactcagcgttCGAACGAAAGGAATACCTAAgaagaaatgtatgttttgtgaaccatctatttgtaattgttttacattcaatgcaatttactttccagcaattttctttagtttaatttgaatacttgcttgagaaactgctacttcgaggcgattcgaactaGTTTTTTCCTGTATTATTTGAAAACGTTTCGATTTTTAAGTGTTTGTTTTCCTGTTAagacgaacattcaaacatttttctaagtaaacaaaacacaaaattgtcctgagatttactagttggtctcgcgagtttaaatacttaaactagcggttgtttaccaaattttcaCGTAAACAATTAggctatttaaaaaataaataaaaaattgactcataataaataaaatgaaaaaagagataTTCGAAGGGAATATTGGCATCCAATCCAATTATATGAAATGAAAGAATGGGCCTTAattccaaaaataatatcaaagaAGGTTAATATGGTAATAACCCACATCTCTTTCATTCTCCAATTGATTTAAATTTACGAAAACAACCCTGATTTTCGCTATTGGTTTTATATCATACACAAACTCCAAGTGCATACCCGTCTTTTCCATCATCACTCTCATAGACTACCACACGACCCGACCATATCTCAGTTCAGTTCTTCACACACACCGCATATGCCAACACCAATGGCTCTAAATCTATGCACCTCCCCTAAATGGATTGGCACCACCGTCTTCGAAAGTGGTTCTTCATCGAAGCTATTACTcggttcatcttcttcttcttctactagTTCTACtacttcattttcttcttccattTTGAGTTGTAAGAGTGTTGGTTTGAAGAGCTTAAGCTCGAGGAGGAAGAATGGGAGTGTGAGGGTAAGATCCAGTTTGGATACTACGGGGCCCACTGTGACGGTTGGGCAAGTTACTGAAGTTAACAAGGATACGTTCTGGCCCATCGTTAATGCCGCCGGTGATAAAACCGTCGTCCTCGACATGTACACACAatggtatattttattttattaatattaaattattattattattattattattattattattattattattattattattattattatgttactactgtttttataattaataatttaccGTTAACTATTGTCAATTGTCATATCCCATTTTGAATGAACCAATATTGTTTGTTGCTTGTTGCTTGTgagtcaaatttttttttgtcatgtcccATTTTGAATAAACCATCAATGTCCCCGTGAGTTTAGCTCGGTTGGTAGcaacatcacactatatgtgcaggactCCGGGTTCGAATCCGGGACACTACACTTATTCACCAAGCAAAATCAactcacaataataataatttagtacTAAATAAATATGCAATTTTTAGGAGACGAAATTGCGACATTTCAAACCCTTATCTCAatactcacaagtcacaactacACAAAAGACTAGAGTTGTTGCGGTgaacaaaactcaatataactgtacatatttataataatgttctacttttttcttccaattactCGCTGTCGAACTTCTTAGATAAATACTCACTTTGAAACAACAAgttcttatattatatcaatataATAAGTAGTTCGTAAATTATACAAAACATGTCAATTAGcaacaatgaattgattcaAGTGACTTGGAGCCCATAAACATTCTAACTCTTGTGTATGGAACAACTACTATTGGGAGAGAGAACTTACTTCGTGTTCCCCACAGATTTCCATTAGACAATGTTAAATGACGATGAAAACTTTGTGCTTGTAGCATAGTAACTCTACAAAGAAATGTCAATTTAATCCTTACCGTTAAGTTGTTAGAGATTAAATTTTACagattttcatatattttagggactaaatttatgatttttcatatactttagaGACTacttattatattaatatacaTTTATGGAATAAATTGCAGAAAAACGATAGTTTAGAAACAAGAttgattctattttatttttatatatttttttattaatttatgatcatatgttatgtttaaaaaagaattatactTTACCTTGTTTAATACTGCTAGCTATTGGCAACTGGTAGGAAAAGAGTCTCATTTGTTATACGTCACCACTTTAGGTTGAAGTCCATGGTTTTTCACATCCCAAAAGACACTAACTGATTCATTAAAATTTAGAGAGTACGAACATAAGTCGAGTTTTGACCAATCAATGAGAGAATGAGGGTAGAAGGTACCCAAATAAGGTTAAGTTATCTGaaagaatttatgaaaataagttgaaaataacTTGCATCGTAAATAAACTCTCTAGACCCTTCTAACGAGTTGCACATGTGTTATGTTATACGTAAATTAAGTCTAAATAAGCTATTCCAAACACTCTAAATATGTTTTAAGAAATCTAAATGTGTTTTAGCAAGTAATATGATTTGGTAAACTACAATTGGCCACTGTTAATCTTTGTTTACTTTACTTTATGACTTTCCCTGTTTTCTCTTATACTGAAACATGCATGACCTTAATTTTCACAATTGGCCACTAGTTATTTTCACTGTGTGACTGTGTCTATTGATCAGTACATCTTGGTGACATGTCCAGATATCACAAAATTGCATAATTTATGATTATGGCATTTCTCATTTTGCACTAGTTCTATATGACTTGATGTcggtttatatatatatatatatatatatatatgcttttaCAAAAAACCCACTATTCCCtctttaaataattaaatattgttgGATAGTTAAGTAATTTGGctttttttcgtcaaaaaaaagaaagaaaagtaatttggctttttataatataaaaaaaggaaacaTGTGGAcgagctatatatatatatatatatatatatatatatgaggagtgctagcaacacactctttaacaaacacactctaacacattatcttctattggttaaaatttatatgggtcccataaaagttatatgggtccacatttttttataggacccatgtgaatttcaatcaataaaagagagtgtgttggagtgtgtttgttaaagagtgtgttgctagcattattcttacttaaaaaaagaagaggCTTAGAAGTCTGtaccaagaaaaaaaagaaaaaaagaagaggcTTAGAAGTCCTTAAATCCCAAGATTGTTTAAAATCCATCATATCAATTTTAAACATATCAAGATTGTTTAAAATCCCCACACATCCATTAGAAGATTGAAATCGAAAAAGGGAAAATGATTCATAATccaataaacaaaccaaatcccTAATCCCAACAAGTCAAGGGGAAGAAGAAGTATAAAGGGAAATAATTGTATGAAGGTGGgtagatttatttttattttttttgcaacgATGTGTGGGTGGAATTCATGAGCATTGAAGATGGGAATTTTAATTCCACCCACTGCAACGGGTTATTGAATTAGTTTTCATACGACAATGGATTGAAGAAGGTGAATAGGGTTTAGGAAAAATAATTGTATAGTGTGAGGCAGGTTCAAGAAAAATCTGTCAAGGTCACACAAAGTTCATAATTCATACATGATGAAGGGTAGGAAATGGGGGTCTCTAAACTAAGGGGTTTATTAGAAAGAGAAGtgaaaaattttaacttttaacagTTGATGAAATAATCAAGGGGTCATTTACATATCCGTGCATTTTATCATAATTGCAACtgttaattttgaaataaacAGGTATAAGTATAACTCTTCATTTTCTGCTATGAAGTGATTCCTTCCTTTAATATAGAATGCCCAAATTTGAGGTAAAAAGAATATGTGGTAATTCACTTGCTAAGCAACTAATTAATGGCAGTGGGAATAAAGTAACATGACTAAAGTACTTTTATGTAGGCTGAATACCAAAAGGAATATTTAGCATTCATGCTTTCCAGTCTGGTTGAAAGCTTCAAAGTTGGCCTTTGACATACAATTAAGCATCATACTTTTTGGATATGTTTAGCAAAGACCAATTAATGGTGTAGTCCTCGGATGAGGCTGTGTTATAACTTGTTGTTTGGGATATGAAGTATATGGAGCCAAATCAGGGTGCGCTTGTGTATGATTATTGATAACTTGCTTTATCTTGTTTAACCTTGCAGAAgagtatttttttgttttgtttcaatcttTCTCCATATGCATAAGAGTGGATTATTCGCGAGTGTTGGTGGGATGTCATGCAACCTAAATAGAGATTGGTCATTCAGACTGAATCTCTGGTGTGCCACCGGGACTAGAATAAGTTGTTGGTGTGCAGTGTGTGTTTGTGAACATTAGGGTACCAAGTTCAATTCCTGCTCATGAAAAAAAGGCTCAATCTCTGGCGTGGTTATGTAGGAATGATTATTTTATGGATCATGATTGTGGTTCATCCTCTATGACATTGTTATCCCTGCTGCTAAGTACTAAATACTAAGTGGATAATTCGATAACCTTGGATATGATTTATCATGAATTTTTTCAGGTGTGGTCCTTGCAAAGTGATAGCTCCAAAATACAAAGAATTATCTGAGAAGTATTTGGATGTTGTCTTTCTAAAGCTTGATTGCAACCAAGATAACAAGGTATGGATGTTTAAAAGTATACTAAGTAAATAGTAGATAGTCGGTAGTTGCCGAGGCTTTCTTCTCGGACTGACATATGGTATTTAATGGTTATTGGCAGCCTTTGGCAAAAGAGCTAGGAATTAAGGTGGTTCCCACTTTTAAAATTCTGAAGGACAACAAGGTTGTAAAGGAAGTAACTGGAGCTAAATATGATGATTTGGTCGCTGCCATTGATGTTGTTCGGTCTAGCTAAACAATTATAACTACTCTCTTTTTATGTAAAGAAGATATCATGCTTGATGCCCCCTCTGTAAGTAGTATTTCTAATGTAATTGCAAGGTTGTTGAGTGGAAGATGAGGAAATGTCATCATGTTGTTGTAAGCTGTAATTGATTATTCCCTTTGCTAGGGAAGAGCTGCTCAAAATTATTTCTGTTACCAACTTCATCATAGGCTGTCAATAATAAGGGTGGTGGTTTAGGTTGCttttatttagaaaaataaaaaaaaataaagctgCATGAGATAAATATGATTTGATTCAGTGCTGTCAAGGGATATATAATCTACAGTGGTATTATTGCATGCCAAAATACTGCACGCATACTTAATAATGTCTATAGCAAAGGGAGAAACTCTTGCCACTCCCAAGGACGCTTCTGGAAGAAAAAAACAGGTTTTTATTTCATCCGGATGTGCGTTTATGGACAAAAACACGATTTTCGACGTACATGTTTGGAATCATGTGGTTTTTcataagaggagtgctagcaacacactctttaacaaacacactctaacacactcttttctaTTAGTCAAAATTTATAtgagtcccataaaagttatatgggtccacatttttttatgggactcatgagaatttcaacaaataaaagagagtgtgttggagtgtgtttgttaagagagtgtgttgctagcattattcttttcATAAATACAGGGGCGGCAATATTTCTAATCATTATGGCAAGGAtatcaattgtgatttaaattatgtgtaataattgataaacaccatcaattttaaaagtatatcgtatcaaaattattgttgactatattattcatcacgaaatattttcaACGAAATTTCacttatcttttatattataagtttgtatacacaagcaaactctaaaccctaatttgtttttcctgtttttcctccattttatcttgcaatttttattaaaaaatggtgaattcttcggtacacatattatgtggacgtGTATCGGTACACTGTTGACGTGGTTAACAAGTGGCAAatatttaatgcagattttatttctttattaaaatttctattttaaacactactttttaatatttataaatgtatCATCCacataaatataattatcaATCATGttccataataaaaaaaaaacatgcatcaaatcttttaatctagattgtcacatttttttaacaagattcaaataatttaatattatttaatatccaataaaataatataattttagtatttgaacAACACAtggtattttcaaaataaaaaaacgtatgatttaaataaatttttttatactatcatcatcatcatcatcatcatcattattattattattatttcctttcattttttataatattattagtttacaaaatataatatttatttacagTTTAACCATTAACacaacatataattatttttttgtacaaaaaaactttatttttttaatatgcttaaatattttattgtaatagtTAATCTAACCGGTTGATGTTGAACTGTTAATTGTCGacatttaaattcataaatatttttcattccaATTTGGTCATTTTATTTCCGTAGTTCTTACGGTAAAATTGGTAGAGActactgacaaaaaaaaaagaattggtaGAGACTTAATTATCAGTTCTTGATAAATAGGTTTTTGAGTAACAATTAATCAAACTAGTTGATATTCAGGCGTTTATATTGTCAGAAATTTGAATCATACGTGTGTCATTCTAATTAGGTGGTATTGAATTGTTTCAGAGAAATTTAATTTCCCTAGTCACATTCGTTATGTTtgtatcaaaattctttttgtCATCATTCCATTTCGGGTATTTACAGAAATCCCGCGGATGGTACCGCAGTCTACTCGACTAACCATTAGAttatcaaaattacaatttcTAAGTATTTGTTGCCCATCATCCCAATTAAGTGATTTTGAACAATctaattgaaatatgatttaatATCGGCGTTTAGGGTTGAGTTAAGATTTTTGAAATTAGTAGGTTCGtagggttaaatatgatttaaggATAAAACTTAGGGCTgatggattgacttatttttaaacttggaaaaataaatatactctTGTGTATTATTTATAAGCTTGTCAAAgtatttatgaaaaatttgtatgggatgatctatatgatataaactttcaacccaacagtgaattttgtataacatgcacaagtgcaccACTTAAGACACTTGTACATGTTAGCCTTCACCATTTTCACTAGGTAAAACttgtaaattaatattttttttaagcaacttATAAATCAAAGTTTAATTGTTTGTACAAAATATTctaggtttaattagtaaaatagtcccttaaagacatttttggtttcacataggtcccttaaagaaaaaaaggtccgaataggtcccttaaagaaaaaaaagtccgaataggtcccttaaagacatctccgttaatcagtttggtcctttccgtccattttttcgaggaccaaactgattaaaggagatgtctttaagggaccaaactgattaacagagatgtctttaagggacctattcagacatttttttctttaagggacctatttggtcctttttttctttaagggaccaatgtgaaaccaaaaatgtctttaagggaccattttactaattaagccaaatatttttcataagctaaaaaataaaagcaaaatgtCCATGAAGAAATTTTAAGTAACAATTATTTCAGTTAGTtgagatttaacaattatttatttgtataagttattttttggcctaattgcacttttggtcatttatctttattttaggtttcaagttggtcccttatcttttaaaagtttcaaattggtcccttatcttttcttcaggtttcaagttggtccatTCCGTCACTGTTatcgttaaatttggacacgtgtcATGTTTTCAAGGGTGGTTTCTGTTTgccacgtgtccaaatttaacgatAATAGTGAAAAAATTGACGggagggaccaacttgaaacctgcaaaaaagataagggaccaacttgaaacttttaaaagataatggaccaacttgaaacctaaaataaagataagggaccaaaagtacaattaagccttatttttttataagtttaaaaataatttaatccaaatagactttttttgttgttgttagttTACAATTCCCATGACCTTAACCGACGAACCAAACCTTCACCAATAGACCAAAAGATTCTAATTTTGtaaagactaaaaatttattaaaaaaatagtaaaataaaatttggccTAGGATGGATTAgaaggctaatgctacggtggaccgccttcacaagtggtccaccgtggacaagtgatttaccgaatacgaattttataaaattcagcGTTAGAATGAaagttttagaaaaattaaaaatcatttgatatgttattgagactcatcaagattaacggtaatcttgatgagtctcaataacatatcaaatgattttcaatttttctaaatttttctatggatgatctatatgatataaaatttcaatccaacggtagattttgtaaaattcgtattcgttataatgttattcatgtcTGTTCTATCATGGACcgcttgatgaagtggtccatattagaatttacttGGATTAGAATTAGAACCCATGATCATACGTTAACAACGCGTACAACTTACCAACAAGAAAAATAATCATCTtgttaaagtaataaaaaataaaaataaagatgtaAAACAGCATTCTAACTTTATTTCTTAATGTCATTTGTCGTCACGtacaataaacaaaaattaacatctTTCATCTTTGATTTTCTTCAGAAATACTATCTTTCTAAACAAAATCAAGAATATCTTTCAACTtcgattttcttcaaaaatactacctttataaacaaaaatcaacaacatctttcaacttcgattttttttcttcaaaatactACCTTTCTAAACAAAAGTTAACAACATCTTTCAAGTttgatttctttcaaaaaatactaccattataattatacttactttcattaaatttctcaatcaagtcgttcaatatcacctaattgaactaacaataacttatgaatttaaatttcgacaatcaaGCATTTCTAGAACAATATAAAAAGTTCATTCACAAAACtttaacatttttcaaaataaaatgaattaaatatgagtttttgaaatcaaaatatgaagataaaagtaacaaatattttgacttaaaaaccaaatattgaactccttattttttgacaaactttttTTAATGCTCAATatgtgaaattctggtatcactagaatgatgttgcctaagatgtcccaacaactactttatgattagcgttgtttctattgttggcacatcttatataacatataaaaactgacagaaaataaataaatgacacaagtaattgttaacccagttcagccaactgcctactctgggggataccaatccaggaaggaaatccactaatagctctagttactaagacctccagcaaaccctaggatttacgccttaaactaagacctccagcaaaccctcggtttacgccttataacctcgacactactcatgcaacttctgcctaggaactcctagacatgagatcccatctcacttccactcacacaacacaacctgtgttgattatacaatgttaggaatgatgtggcgacaacttgccaagacaacacttcacttttgcttaaaagcttcaagtgaatcacacacggtaaactctgtacttcaaagcttaggagtcaccttaaaataataaacttacttcttaactcgtgttatagaatccacaagcaagaattacaatcaaacaataaaagactcaacaaagactcaatatatgtaactaatatttttcaatgagatactttgtcttgagcttggtcttcatatatataatgattaggcacgctcctctttcttcacaaatgctcagacgctccttgagaatcataaaggatgatctgatactttttcaatcttcattaaggatatatcaagactttccaaaagtgtttaaaggactttatatgataggataagtcatccagctatttcattaagtttgtcttatccttaaaactcctgatcagatcaaatctccattaagcgtgctctttaagtggatttccataaatagcagatgctctcataaatgcgcgagatttccttgaataaatatgatgttgtaacatgttttccaacatcttgttagtatatttgttttagcaaaattaagccaattcaaatatccaacaatctccccctttggcaatttttggctaaaacaatttcaggccattacccttgagagattaaaaagcgcaatccttcaaatcaccatggtcacacaaaagaaggaatgttagagcatcatttaagcaaaatttcacataggtgaaaaataaatgcatcagaggcagcagcagcggagttattatcaaatagcctcgagcgaaataaaacgtggtatcagagcaaatgattaatcatatcaaatgtcatatgtcatcaaaggtgttgtgacatatgggagcacatcttctagcacctgttcgtccaatcagggcagcatccattcagttgccaactccccctgacttcatcagcttgtgcatcatctcagggtaaaaaattttactccccctgaatacttgcttactgctacttaacaacatgtcataacaaaagacacaacaacatgtagcagaaacaaacaaaccaaaatgctactccccctttttagccacaaaatgtgccaaaatagGAAAGTAAAGTAcccaaagtgcagaatttaaacaaagtacagaccatgcactcagaaggtgctaaaatccagggcaaaacacccacaaaccaaataacaaagtgcagtaaaacattaaaaagattacaaaatcattcagcatcactgctatcagagtcttcatcctcatctgtagcagtatcataatcttcatcctcatctgcattgttttgatcacctgtagcagccacatttgcactagctttgacaggtatttcatcagcttccaatccttcaatcatcttcaagaacactttcttcctcgcctcaagctcagcctgctgtttatcaatgtcctgacattgaattttcaaaccagcaataatctcctttttggtcataacaccagctccagcagcagatgtcccaacatgatcagtaacattgtgattaccaaacagcttatgatgaaaagtaaaaccagattccctcttcttaggtgtgtcagtcacaaccttgatgtctggatattgggccaagataattccacatagcaaagatggaaatgctattggcatcttcacagcagttgatctaatatgcttaatggtttgatcaaaaataaaggttccatagtcatagtcaaccttggttcctacagcatatataaatctacccaggtttgtagcaacattggttgcatgcttggttggcacccaatttgttgaccctatcctattgaggatggcatacttGACATTCAActtactagtgggtatcagcttcttcgtgggccagaccttaaccttaccagcagttatCTCAGCACTTACAACATCATTGGCAACCTCTAactcagccttaggttctacagacctacctaagtaACTATTGATCACagcaggagaaaaattgatacatttacctctgacaaaaactttgtggtagtccttgctcagtgggttatcacattcttcagggatgttcacaagaaactctttcaccagcagctcatagcagggactgaagtcacagactgtcttcatcagaccagcttccttgatgtagtcaaagatgtcttgacatttgagagcatctttggtcagttccctttcaacagccaatctcctttggtaaatgtagtcccatctcagtgcaaaggcagcacgatggaaggagatgttatcacagggggcttcttcaataccttgaggaaccttcttagcagtagccttcttaggattgggagatgagatgttagcaacatcttcagcagcatcataatctgagtcactggatgactccttctttctcttcagtgtctccttcttcttggcaggaggggagagaaccttactccaacctttgactggtccaacaccttttgttttcactcttggtg
This genomic interval from Trifolium pratense cultivar HEN17-A07 linkage group LG6, ARS_RC_1.1, whole genome shotgun sequence contains the following:
- the LOC123890244 gene encoding thioredoxin F-type, chloroplastic-like produces the protein MPTPMALNLCTSPKWIGTTVFESGSSSKLLLGSSSSSSTSSTTSFSSSILSCKSVGLKSLSSRRKNGSVRVRSSLDTTGPTVTVGQVTEVNKDTFWPIVNAAGDKTVVLDMYTQWCGPCKVIAPKYKELSEKYLDVVFLKLDCNQDNKPLAKELGIKVVPTFKILKDNKVVKEVTGAKYDDLVAAIDVVRSS